A genomic segment from Dendropsophus ebraccatus isolate aDenEbr1 chromosome 7, aDenEbr1.pat, whole genome shotgun sequence encodes:
- the LOC138796435 gene encoding vomeronasal type-2 receptor 26-like — translation MAAVFSSISGLFLIITVSVSGIFISFLDSPIVKANNRSISFILLLSLKLSLFCVFLFIGRPDDITCMLRQISTGVTFTVAVSSILAKTIMVSIAFKATRPGSPWRKWMGVKLPNSVVLICSSLQLLNGVIWLGVSPPSQEQDMDSYPGKIIIQCNEGSVGAFYFMLGYLGFLAAVSFVLAFMVRTLPDIYNEAKYITFSMLVFCSVWICAIPAYLSSKGKNMVMVEIFAILASEIGILSCIFFPKCYNIIRRPEMNSRKQFLEKQ, via the coding sequence ATGGCTGCCGTGTTCTCCTCCATATCTGGACTATTTCTTATCATAACCGTCTCTGTTTCCGGGATCTTCATCTCATTCCTGGACTCTCCGATAGTAAAAGCCAATaatcgcagcatcagcttcattcTTCTTCTATCCCTGAAGCTGAGTTTATTCTGTGTCTTCCTGTTCATTGGTCGCCCAGATGATATAACCTGCATGCTACGACAAATCTCCACCGGAGTCACCTTCACTGTTGCCGTGTCTTCCATCCTGGCCAAGACCATTATGGTTTCCATCGCTTTCAAAGCCACCAGACCTGGAAGCCCCTGGAGGAAATGGATGGGGGTAAAGCTGCCCAATTCTGTAGTATTGATCTGCTCCTCTCTTCAGCTCCTGAATGGAGTTATTTGGTTGGGGGTTTCTCCTCCATCTCAGGAGCAGGACATGGACTCTTATCCTGgaaagatcatcattcagtgtaatgaaggttctGTTGGGGCATTTTATTTCATGTTGGGGTATTTGGGGTTTCTGGCAGCAGTGAGTTTTGTTCTGGCCTttatggtgaggacattacctgatatctataatgaagccaagtacatcaccttcagcatgctggtgttctgcagtgtctggatctgcGCCATCCCAGCTTATCTGAGCAGTAAGGGGAAGAACATGGTCATGGTGGAGATATTTGCTATATTGGCTTCAGAGATTGGGATTCTGAGCTGTATATTCTTCCCTAAATGCTACAATATTATTAGGAGGCCGGAGATGAACAGTAGGAAGCAGTTCCTGGAGAAACAATAA